In Cryptococcus neoformans var. neoformans B-3501A chromosome 11, whole genome shotgun sequence, the genomic window GCGAATGAAAAGCTGGAGTGTAAGTCACCGCGTTCGGAAGCTTGATTCGTTGTTCTTTGCTACTTTACCCGCCATACACCATACATAATGAACAGGCAACAACTCTGCAGAAGACTATACTTCTCACGCTCCGCAACAGCATTCCCATCAACACGCATCGCAGCACGCTCAATCACAACAGCATCCCCAGCATCCCCAGCATCTCCATCCACCGCTCCCTCCACTTTCAGCACCATCAACGCTTCCGAAATCTCCCACTTCTCCAAACTCTCCTCCCAATGGTGGTCAGAAACAGGCGAATTTGCACTTTTACATCGCATGAATCCCGTGCGGGTAGAGTGGATCAGGCAAAAAGTCGCTCTCGCTCCTCCaccggaagaggaatggtCGTTTGAGACTCGGCATATGGATGCGCAGAGAGAAGCAGCGCGAGGTACGGGTGCTTGGTTGACAGGTCTTCGATGCTTGGACGTTGGATGTGGAGGTGGGATCCTCTCAGAGGCTCTGGCAAGATTGGGAGCCACTGTGGTGAGCGTTGATGCGAGTGAAAGTAATATCGGCATCGCGACCACTCACGCCAATCAAGATCCGTATTtggccaagaagatggaaaagggaGAGTTGGAGTACCGATTCAGTACTGCCGAAGCTTTAAGAGATGCTGGGGAAAAGTTTGATGTTGTGTGCTCCATGGAAGTGCTTGAGCATGTGGATGAGCCTGGAGAGTTCATGAAATGTCTCGGAGAGATGGTTAAAGTGAGTCCAGGAATTATTCCAGTTGAACCATGCTGAATAAAACAGCCTGGAGGACATCTCTTACTTTCAACCATCTCTAGAACACCcctctcccatctcctcacTATCACTCTTGCCGAAGACATCCTCCGTCTTGTGACTCCGGGAACACATACCTACCGTAAATTCATCAAGCCCGAGGAACTCCGACGTTTCGTCTACTCTGACATGGGTGGTTTCAAGACATGGCATAGAAATGATGACGCAAGTGATATCCGGGAAAATGAAGTTGGTGAGACTCGAGGGATAATTTATGACCCTTTGAAGGGCGCTTGGAGATTGTGGGATGGTGTGGAGGGCAGCTGGTGGAAAGAGGCAGGTGAAGTTTGCAATTACATGTACCACGCAAAGAAGAGGTCTTAGAAGGTAGGTCATTCTTTTAATATAATAAATGACATGCTAACGTGAATCGTAGGCGTAGAGTCAAACGAAGAATGTCATGTTGTTACCATTCATGCAATAATAATATGAACTCTGCAACAAACTTGCTCCGCATTAAGCCGTCccattttcctctttcgcATAGACTACTGTAACAATGTTGCTAACCAAACACAAAATGCAGCAGACATCCGAAAGTATATAGCAACGGACAAATCTATTAGCAATCGGGCTTCctatttcttcctcggttGAGACAGCAACCACGATTCTCTCTTGACACCAAAAGTGAATCCCGAAATCCAGGACCCCCACGTGATGTAGTTGAGCGCTTACACATCAACTGAAATGGCTACGTATCGTATGTACGAAAACTGAAATGGAAGATAAAAGTTGGGCCATCTTTTTTGCGTGAGGTGACCTGTATTTGTGTATACGTAATTTGAATAGGGCTGTTTCCGTCGGAAGTGGCGAGGTGACATCAACCGGCCCACTCTTCGACATGACGGACGGAAGTCATTTCTTGTATTTATTTACACCTTTCTCTGACTGGTTCAAAAGTTATATCACCACTGGAAATGGCAGTACACGCTCCATACAATCATGCACCTCCGCCCACTCAAGAAATAAATGGTCAGAAACCGACATTAGCCCCCGCGATAACTCTCGAACGTCCAGCGGACTGTATCAACCGCGGCCAGTATCCCGCTTTCTACATTATCTGCGGCTATCTTAACAGACTACGGGCAGATGCGCCGCACAAAAAGTACGAGCTTCTGACGAGGATATTCGGGAACTGGAGGGAGAAAGTAGGGCCAGATCTTTATCCGTTGATCAGGTTGTTGTTACCTGATGTGAGTCTTCGGGTCACGGCAAGAACATAGGGAATGTGATGCTAAAGGGTTCCTTGCAGAAAGATAGGGAAAGACCCGTGTATAATTTGAAAGAGTCAATGTTGGCTCGATGCTACATTGATATATTGTCGTTAGAGAAGCACAGCGAGGCGGCTCAGAGGTTGATCAAATGGAAGCAGCCGGCAGGAAATGTCAGTCGTTCATGTGTTCCCTCAGTAAACGAATGTGGAAACTGATGATTAGCAGTCACCAAATCCAACTGGAGACTTTGCGAAAGTCTGTTACAATGAGATAAAAGCTCGATCCACcgtggaggaagggcaaTTGAGTGTTGAAGCAGTAAACATGCTCCTCGATAAGCTGGCTGTTGGAAAAATGAAGCAGTGAGTTTTATTGTTCGTCAAGGTATACTCAGCTCAGCTCACTGATGATTGATTATAGAAAAGATTACGTGCCGATACTCAAGGCAATCAATATGCAATGTACAGCTGAGGAACAAGAATGGATTATCCGGATTATACTCAAAGGTAAATATGTATTTTTTCCACGTTATATTCACTCTGACAATAATCTTCTCAAGACCTGCATATCTCAATACGTGAACGAGGGGTCTTATCAGCGTTTCATCCGGATGCGATAGATCTGTATAATGTTTGTTCAGACCTGAAGCGTGTCTGTTGGACCTTGTATGATCCCGGCTTCAGGCTCAATAAAAATGTATGCCATTCTTGTTAAACCATCCATCCCGAGCTGACGACGATTCAGGAAACGCATCTTGAATTGTTCCactcctttctccctcaATTATGTGGCCGCATGAATGATGCGTCGCTCGAAAATATTGCGAAGGCTATAGGCGCGCCAAAAGAGTTCATCATGGAAGAAAAGTTGGACGGGGAGAGAATACAGTTACACATGAGAGGAAATGGTGCACAATGGTTCTACTGTTCAAGGAAAGCTAAAGACTACAGTAAGTTCCTCCCGACTTATTTTTGAGTACTGGATAAAATTAACTTCTAGCAGCGTATCTGTATGGCGCCCACCCAGGAGAGGGAAGTTTGACGCACTACATAGCTACTGCGTTCCAGGACAATGTCAGAAAGTAAACTCTATGTCTTGTATCATAGATATTATTGGGTACTCATGTCATGGATTAGTGTCATTCTTGACggagagatgatggttTGGGATCCTGTAGTGGAACGTTACCTGGCTTTTGGGACTCTCAAGTCAGCTGCACTTGGTGAGTTATCCGTTTGGAAACCTTAAGATTTGTCGTTGATTTTCGAAAGACCATTTCAATGATGAAACCGCCCCTCGTCCATGTTGTAAGCCCTCAGtaccttttcctttatcACTCTTTGACTAAGCTTTTTCATTAGTCAAGGTGTTTGACATCCTTTTCTTGAACGATCATTGCCTTTCCCGCAAACGTTTATCAGAACGCAAGCGTCTCCTTCGCTCTGGAAAAATCTTCAAGAATATTGAGAGCTACAAGGGGAGATTGGAATTTGTAGAcgagaaaagagggaagaatgcAAAGGATATTAGAGAGTATTTGGAAAGAGTGGTCGAGACCAAGTAAGTCAATCGATCTCGGCTTAATATGATCCGGGAATAAAGCTAACCATGAATTGTTAGAGGCGAAGGTTTAGTGGTTAAGAAGACGGATGTGATTTATCAGACAAACTCGAGAGGATATGACTGGATCAAGGTCAAGCCCGAGTATAGTGACCAAATGGGTGAGGTATGTCAAGATACTATCTTTATTTGAAGCAACGACTGATATCGTTTGTATAGAATTTAGAAGTCTTGGTGTTGGGTGGATGGTGGGGTAAAGGAGGACGTTCAGGGAAGATTTCAAGATTACTCTGCGGGTTAAGGGAACAGGCGTTTGACGATGGTACAGTGGAAAGACCAAGGTAACGATTATTAATCTATCTGCCTGTTAAGGAAGTTGGGGTTGACTGATGATGAAACAGCTTCAAGACTTTCTGTTCAATCGGTTCTGGAATGAGCTACTCGGACTACGAGTGGATTTTGTAAGTCACCTCATGCACTTGCGTTCAATGAGGTGCTCACCTACTCACCTATCACAATGCAGGAATAAACACAAGAAGCATTGGAAACCTTTTGATAGGTCCAACCCACCCCCTTTCATGAAGCTTGGGCCAGTGGGTCTCGATGACAAGCGTGAGTTGATTCAAACGCTCTGATATGATGAGCTAAATGAGATTTAGCGGATGTTTATATCGAGCCGGAGAAGTATGTTACTCTGGACAGAAATTCAAAATGTAAATAGTTGCTGATAGCTGTATAGCTCTTTCGTCATCGAAGTAAAGGCGTCTGAAATCGTGCCGGCAGGTCGGTCGCTGTCCAAAGGCTCTTTTCGATGTTTTGTTCTAACGATACGCGCAG contains:
- a CDS encoding hypothetical protein (HMMPfam hit to BRCT, BRCA1 C Terminus (BRCT) domain, score: 67.2, E(): 4.4e-17; HMMPfam hit to DNA_ligase_A_M, ATP dependent DNA ligase domain, score: 160.9, E(): 2.6e-45), which translates into the protein MAVHAPYNHAPPPTQEINGQKPTLAPAITLERPADCINRGQYPAFYIICGYLNRLRADAPHKKYELLTRIFGNWREKVGPDLYPLIRLLLPDKDRERPVYNLKESMLARCYIDILSLEKHSEAAQRLIKWKQPAGNSPNPTGDFAKVCYNEIKARSTVEEGQLSVEAVNMLLDKLAVGKMKQKDYVPILKAINMQCTAEEQEWIIRIILKDLHISIRERGVLSAFHPDAIDLYNVCSDLKRVCWTLYDPGFRLNKNETHLELFHSFLPQLCGRMNDASLENIAKAIGAPKEFIMEEKLDGERIQLHMRGNGAQWFYCSRKAKDYTYLYGAHPGEGSLTHYIATAFQDNVRNVILDGEMMVWDPVVERYLAFGTLKSAALDHFNDETAPRPCFKVFDILFLNDHCLSRKRLSERKRLLRSGKIFKNIESYKGRLEFVDEKRGKNAKDIREYLERVVETKGEGLVVKKTDVIYQTNSRGYDWIKVKPEYSDQMGENLEVLVLGGWWGKGGRSGKISRLLCGLREQAFDDGTVERPSFKTFCSIGSGMSYSDYEWILNKHKKHWKPFDRSNPPPFMKLGPVGLDDKPDVYIEPENSFVIEVKASEIVPAGGYGIGFTLRFPRCKYIYYDKNSRDYALDDESKERDMWTSMSVDDFMDLFSRPKRSYDDSQGPGKRKKRKVIRSKKNHLISNFRGQKLSDADVETSIFSDMTFYIVKGTSDYPKADLEALVHKHGADFTQAQLSDLSAIVISPDQKNPLVRAQIRHGVNVIKPEWVFESIARRTALPFLKEFLVFASEEAQDGRYYNKTLEQYDKVSFVRDRTGGALVDEDGDADVEDEIMDGEDKDEIDVEESRESKNRRMAREDLKEKESNRTLQQKKLQEAWGLRSRASPGDSDSEPEEEMSLKEESDTDSERSRGLRAIYEDEEDGENDSHESDVGVNGDDYRAVPLSGLNDKEEGLMGESPEAMHYDEDRIFYHLAFYIDTAKNAAVNGLESSSPSFDTEERLVKVEKLLIENGGRVARSISDPKLTHIIMDDEDSRRYVELTRKTAMPKRKHIVTPKWVEDCVDEETLLDEDLYKPK